The following coding sequences are from one Humulus lupulus chromosome X, drHumLupu1.1, whole genome shotgun sequence window:
- the LOC133806418 gene encoding uncharacterized protein LOC133806418, producing MYIGPFEDVKKVGKVAYRLNLPVRWGHVHNVFHVSMLRKYTPDPSHIIEYEAILLQEDMTYEEQPIRIMARELKVLRNKEIPVVKVFRQNHMEDEAAWELESQMYEKYPHLFYFKLDVVL from the coding sequence ATgtatattggaccttttgagGATGTCAAGAAGGTTGGGAAGGTAGCTTATCGATTGAACTTACCAGTGCGGTGGGGGCatgttcacaatgtgttccatgtgtCGATGCTGAGGAAGTACACTCCAGACCCATCACACATCATTGAGTATGAGGCTATCCTTCTACAAGAGGACATGACATATGAAGAGCAACCTATCAGAATTATGGCTAGAGAGTTAAAGGTGCTAAGGAACAAAGAGATTCCAGTAGTCAAGGTCTTTAGGCAGAACCATATGGAAGACGAGGCTGCTTGGGAGTTAGAGTCACAGATGTATGAgaagtatcctcatttgttttattttaagcTTGATGTTGTACTTTGA